A genomic region of Saimiri boliviensis isolate mSaiBol1 chromosome 20, mSaiBol1.pri, whole genome shotgun sequence contains the following coding sequences:
- the IFT22 gene encoding intraflagellar transport protein 22 homolog isoform X2 gives MKDAHGVVIVFNADIPSHRKETEMWYSCFVQQQSLQDTQCMLIAHHKPGSGDDKGSLSLSPPLNKLKLVHSNLEDDPEEIRMEFIKYLKSIINSMSESRDREEMSIMT, from the exons ATGAAGGATGCCCATGGAGTGGTGATCGTTTTCAATGCTGACATCCCAAGCCACCGGAAGGAAACGGAAATGTGGTATTCCTGCTTCGTCCAGCAGCAGTCCTTACAGGACACACAGTGCATGCTAATTGCGCACCACAAACCAGGCTCTGGAGATGACAAAGGAAGCCTGTCTTTGT cgCCACCCTTGAACAAGCTGAAGCTGGTGCACTCAAACCTGGAAGATGACCCCGAGGAGATCCGGATGGAAttcataaagtatttaaaaagcatCATCAACTCCATGTCTGAGAGCAGAGACCGGGAGGAGATGTCAATCATGACCTAG
- the IFT22 gene encoding intraflagellar transport protein 22 homolog isoform X1, giving the protein MLKAKILFVGPCESGKTVLANFLTESSDITEYSPTQGVRILEFENPHVTSNNKGTGCEFELWDCGGDPKFESCWPALMKDAHGVVIVFNADIPSHRKETEMWYSCFVQQQSLQDTQCMLIAHHKPGSGDDKGSLSLSPPLNKLKLVHSNLEDDPEEIRMEFIKYLKSIINSMSESRDREEMSIMT; this is encoded by the exons ATGCTGAAGGCTAAGATCCTCTTCGTGGGGCCTTGCGAG AGTGGAAAAACTGTTTTGGCCAACTTTCTGACAGAATCTTCTGACATCACCGAATACAGCCCAACCCAAGGAGTGAG gaTCCTGGAATTCGAGAACCCACATGTTACCAGCAACAACAAAGGCACAGGCTGTGAATTCGAGCTGTGGGACTGTGGTGGAGATCCCAA GTTTGAGTCCTGCTGGCCAGCCCTGATGAAGGATGCCCATGGAGTGGTGATCGTTTTCAATGCTGACATCCCAAGCCACCGGAAGGAAACGGAAATGTGGTATTCCTGCTTCGTCCAGCAGCAGTCCTTACAGGACACACAGTGCATGCTAATTGCGCACCACAAACCAGGCTCTGGAGATGACAAAGGAAGCCTGTCTTTGT cgCCACCCTTGAACAAGCTGAAGCTGGTGCACTCAAACCTGGAAGATGACCCCGAGGAGATCCGGATGGAAttcataaagtatttaaaaagcatCATCAACTCCATGTCTGAGAGCAGAGACCGGGAGGAGATGTCAATCATGACCTAG